The following coding sequences are from one Streptomyces sp. NBC_00536 window:
- a CDS encoding beta-ketoacyl-[acyl-carrier-protein] synthase family protein, producing MTRRIAITGIGVRAPGGRNAKEFWELISSGTSAIRTISLFDASGFRSRIAGECDFDPVAEGFSAQEIRRMDRSAQLAVAATREAVADAGLDLAEMDPHRCGASVGSAIGGTMSLDREYNVLSDGGRKWLLDHEYAVPHMYNYLVPTSIAADVAWTAGAEGPVSLVSTGCTAGIESVSHAARLIREGSADVMLAGGSDASLSPICVACFDAIKATTPRNDEPATASRPFDRTRNGFVLAEGSAMLVLEELNHARERGARVYAEIGGWDVRANAYHMTGLRTEGPELAKAIEVSLRMAGRVPEQVDYVNAHGSGTKQNDAHETNAFKRTLGDHAYRTPVSSIKSMIGHSLGAIGSIEIAACALAIDAGLIPPTANLHEPDPELGLDYVPLTARQADLRTVLKVGSGFGGFQSAMVLTKGGSDE from the coding sequence ATGACCCGCCGCATCGCCATCACGGGTATCGGAGTGCGCGCCCCGGGCGGACGAAACGCCAAGGAGTTCTGGGAGCTGATCTCCTCCGGCACCTCGGCCATACGCACCATCTCGCTCTTCGACGCGTCCGGGTTCCGCTCCCGGATCGCGGGCGAGTGCGATTTCGACCCGGTCGCGGAGGGCTTCTCCGCGCAGGAGATCCGGCGCATGGACCGGAGCGCGCAGCTCGCCGTCGCCGCGACCAGGGAAGCCGTCGCGGACGCCGGACTCGACCTGGCCGAGATGGACCCGCATCGCTGCGGGGCCAGCGTCGGCAGTGCCATCGGCGGCACGATGAGCCTGGACCGGGAGTACAACGTGCTCTCCGACGGCGGCCGCAAGTGGCTTCTCGACCACGAGTACGCGGTGCCGCACATGTACAACTATCTCGTCCCGACGTCGATCGCCGCGGACGTGGCCTGGACGGCCGGGGCGGAAGGCCCCGTGTCCCTGGTGTCCACGGGATGCACCGCGGGCATCGAGTCGGTGTCCCACGCGGCGCGGCTGATCCGCGAGGGCTCTGCCGACGTGATGCTGGCCGGCGGCTCGGACGCGTCCCTCTCACCGATCTGCGTCGCCTGCTTCGACGCGATCAAGGCGACGACGCCGCGCAACGACGAACCGGCCACCGCGTCCCGCCCGTTCGACCGCACACGGAACGGCTTCGTGCTCGCCGAAGGCAGCGCGATGCTGGTGCTGGAAGAGCTGAACCACGCCAGGGAACGCGGCGCGCGCGTCTACGCGGAGATCGGCGGATGGGACGTGCGTGCCAACGCGTACCACATGACCGGACTCAGGACCGAGGGCCCGGAACTGGCCAAGGCCATCGAGGTGTCGCTGCGGATGGCCGGGCGGGTACCCGAGCAGGTCGACTACGTGAACGCGCACGGCTCCGGTACGAAGCAGAACGACGCGCACGAGACCAACGCGTTCAAGCGCACTCTCGGCGACCACGCCTACCGGACGCCGGTCAGTTCGATCAAGTCCATGATCGGGCACTCGCTGGGCGCGATCGGCTCGATCGAGATCGCGGCATGCGCGCTGGCCATCGACGCCGGGCTCATTCCGCCGACCGCCAACCTGCACGAACCCGACCCGGAACTGGGGCTCGACTACGTGCCGCTGACGGCGCGACAGGCGGACCTGCGGACGGTGCTCAAGGTCGGCAGCGGGTTCGGCGGTTTCCAGAGCGCCATGGTGTTGACCAAGGGGGGATCCGATGAGTAG
- a CDS encoding acyl carrier protein: MATFTQADLVGYIRQAAGEDEGFDLDGDIADITFADMGYDSVAMVEVTLLVERQLGMSLPDDDRASKNSTPKQFVELVNELLPASI; this comes from the coding sequence ATGGCGACTTTCACTCAGGCGGACCTGGTGGGTTACATACGCCAGGCGGCCGGCGAAGACGAGGGATTTGACCTGGACGGCGATATCGCCGACATCACGTTCGCCGATATGGGCTATGACTCGGTCGCGATGGTGGAGGTGACGCTCCTGGTCGAGCGTCAACTCGGCATGAGCCTGCCCGACGACGACAGGGCGAGCAAGAACTCGACCCCGAAGCAGTTCGTCGAACTGGTCAACGAGCTGCTGCCCGCGTCGATCTAG
- a CDS encoding ABC transporter permease: MNLLADGWTLTQRRLFRLRHEPSILLTMLMMPSVFVVLFGFVFGGAIGVPGTSNYREFMMPGLFVMTTGTALSTAMAEVATDQARGVMERLRSLPIHRVSVPLGQSGAEGILGAYGLAVLMVCGLVVGWRPHDGVPRALAGIGLLLLFRCTLAWVGTYLGLVVRSARTAARLAPLTLSLTMVSNALVPTDRMPVGLRALCEWNPLSSAAAAARELFGNPGAPGPDAAWPLTHPVTASLLWAGLLLLIFVPLSVRRFARAGL, from the coding sequence GTGAACCTCCTGGCCGACGGCTGGACGCTGACCCAGCGAAGGCTGTTCCGGCTGCGCCACGAGCCCTCCATCCTGCTCACCATGCTGATGATGCCGAGCGTGTTCGTGGTGCTGTTCGGCTTCGTGTTCGGCGGCGCGATCGGGGTGCCGGGCACCTCGAACTACCGCGAGTTCATGATGCCCGGCCTGTTCGTGATGACGACCGGGACCGCCCTGTCCACCGCCATGGCGGAGGTGGCGACGGACCAGGCGCGCGGGGTGATGGAGCGCCTGCGTTCGCTTCCGATCCACCGGGTGTCCGTGCCGCTCGGCCAGAGCGGCGCCGAGGGGATCCTCGGGGCCTACGGCCTCGCGGTCCTGATGGTGTGCGGTCTCGTCGTCGGCTGGCGGCCGCACGACGGCGTTCCGCGGGCGCTGGCCGGCATCGGCCTGCTCCTGCTGTTCCGCTGCACGCTGGCGTGGGTCGGCACCTACCTGGGCCTTGTGGTGCGTTCGGCACGGACCGCGGCTCGGCTGGCACCGCTCACGCTGTCGCTCACCATGGTGTCCAACGCCCTCGTGCCCACCGACCGGATGCCGGTCGGCCTCCGGGCGCTGTGCGAGTGGAACCCGCTCAGCTCCGCCGCGGCCGCCGCGCGCGAGCTCTTCGGTAACCCCGGTGCTCCCGGGCCGGACGCCGCGTGGCCGCTGACCCACCCGGTGACCGCGAGCCTGCTGTGGGCCGGCCTGCTATTGCTGATCTTCGTGCCGCTCTCGGTGCGCCGCTTCGCCCGCGCCGGACTCTAG
- a CDS encoding ATP-binding cassette domain-containing protein produces the protein MEDAIMYTEDVRKQYGDVVALDGLDLVVPSHTVYGLLGPKGAGKTTTVRILTTLTRPSSGRAVVAGFDVARNPADVRKVIGLAGQDASFDDGLTGRENLRILGRLSRLGSRGARRRADELLERFGLAHAADRLVGTYSDGMRRRIHLIASLLRAPAVLFLDEPTTGLDAPSRAEIWESVRRLVADGTTVLLTTPCLEEVERLATAVGVIDRGQLIAEGSPAQLKAQIGRHIDVVVESADHVPSAMARLERLTGRCPEADGSRIVVAAVDQAPALPLIVSELDASGAVIRHIGIREPGLDDVFLTMTGQTVEPAQPVETPEAVS, from the coding sequence ATGGAAGACGCGATCATGTACACCGAGGATGTGAGGAAGCAGTACGGGGACGTCGTCGCGCTGGACGGCCTGGACCTCGTGGTGCCATCGCACACCGTCTACGGCCTGCTCGGCCCGAAGGGCGCGGGGAAGACCACCACCGTGCGGATCCTGACCACCCTGACCAGGCCCAGCAGCGGGCGGGCCGTCGTCGCCGGCTTCGACGTGGCCCGGAATCCGGCTGATGTGCGGAAGGTGATCGGCCTGGCGGGTCAGGACGCCTCGTTCGACGACGGACTGACCGGCCGGGAGAACCTGCGGATCCTCGGCCGCCTCTCGCGGCTCGGCTCGCGCGGCGCCCGCCGGCGCGCCGACGAGCTGCTGGAACGGTTCGGTCTCGCCCACGCCGCTGATCGGCTGGTCGGCACGTACTCCGATGGCATGCGCCGCCGGATCCACCTGATCGCCAGTCTGTTACGGGCTCCCGCGGTGCTCTTCCTCGACGAGCCGACCACCGGGCTCGACGCCCCCAGTCGCGCCGAGATCTGGGAGAGCGTGCGGAGACTGGTGGCTGACGGCACCACGGTCCTGCTCACCACCCCGTGTCTCGAGGAGGTGGAGCGGCTCGCCACGGCGGTCGGCGTGATCGACCGCGGCCAGCTGATCGCCGAAGGCAGCCCGGCCCAGCTCAAAGCCCAGATCGGCCGTCACATCGACGTCGTGGTCGAGTCGGCGGACCATGTGCCGAGTGCCATGGCGAGGCTGGAGCGGCTGACCGGCCGGTGCCCGGAGGCCGACGGATCGCGCATCGTCGTGGCCGCGGTGGATCAGGCGCCCGCCCTACCGCTGATCGTGAGTGAACTGGACGCGTCCGGCGCGGTGATCAGGCACATCGGGATCCGCGAGCCCGGCCTGGACGACGTCTTCCTGACGATGACCGGGCAGACCGTCGAACCGGCGCAACCGGTCGAGACGCCCGAGGCGGTGTCGTGA
- a CDS encoding cytochrome P450 family protein: protein MDFGADPYPEYAWLRAEEPVRQVLEGRGLYGLLVTRYEDVRKLLSDPRMSKDPRNAPLDWQEAGKGRPLEDRTGLGTHLLTTDAPEHTRLRRLVSTAFTARRVEGLRAQVQHITDGLLDTIVPRGQADLIGDFAFPLAITVICELLGVPKADQDVFRQWTKDFRRWTNTDSAQADRGDARPVGLRDLLEYLTRLVEKRRQDPADGLVDALIAARDDDDRLNEAELLSMMSLLLVGGFETTVNLIGNGTLALLRHPDQLALLRERPELVDSALEEMLRYDGSFETATWRFPLEPIEVAGTRIEKGHPVLLSLASANRDGAKFPAPDDFDVTRADPAHVAFGRGAHFCLGAPLARLEGRIAFHGLLRRLPGLALSVPPEQLRWQRSLTVRGLDALPVTFDA, encoded by the coding sequence ATGGATTTCGGCGCTGATCCCTATCCCGAGTACGCGTGGTTACGTGCGGAGGAGCCGGTCCGGCAGGTCCTGGAGGGCCGCGGCCTTTACGGACTGCTGGTGACCCGGTACGAGGACGTGCGCAAGCTGCTGTCCGATCCCCGGATGAGCAAGGACCCGCGCAACGCACCGCTCGACTGGCAGGAGGCGGGCAAGGGGAGACCGCTGGAGGACCGGACCGGGCTCGGGACGCATCTGTTGACCACGGACGCGCCCGAACACACGCGGCTGCGCCGGCTGGTCTCGACCGCCTTCACCGCCCGCCGCGTCGAGGGCCTGCGCGCACAGGTGCAGCACATCACGGACGGGCTCCTCGACACGATCGTGCCCCGCGGGCAGGCCGACCTGATCGGCGACTTCGCGTTCCCGCTGGCGATCACGGTGATCTGTGAACTGCTGGGAGTGCCCAAGGCGGACCAGGACGTGTTCCGCCAGTGGACGAAGGACTTCCGGCGGTGGACGAACACCGACTCCGCCCAGGCCGACCGCGGTGACGCGCGGCCGGTCGGACTGCGCGACCTCCTCGAATATCTGACCCGACTGGTCGAGAAGCGCCGTCAGGACCCGGCCGACGGACTGGTCGACGCGCTGATCGCGGCCCGGGACGACGACGACCGGCTGAACGAGGCCGAGTTGCTGTCCATGATGTCCCTGCTGCTGGTCGGCGGCTTCGAGACGACGGTCAATCTGATCGGCAACGGCACCCTGGCTCTGCTGCGCCACCCCGACCAACTCGCCCTGCTGCGCGAGCGACCGGAACTGGTGGACTCGGCGCTGGAGGAGATGCTGCGGTACGACGGGTCGTTCGAGACGGCGACGTGGCGGTTCCCGCTCGAACCCATCGAGGTGGCGGGCACGCGCATCGAGAAGGGCCACCCGGTGCTCCTGTCCCTGGCATCGGCCAACCGGGACGGGGCGAAGTTCCCGGCACCGGATGACTTCGACGTCACCCGCGCGGACCCCGCGCATGTGGCCTTCGGGCGGGGTGCGCACTTCTGCCTCGGTGCTCCCCTGGCCCGGCTGGAGGGCCGGATCGCGTTCCACGGACTGCTGCGCCGGCTGCCCGGCCTTGCGCTGTCCGTACCGCCGGAGCAGTTGCGATGGCAGCGGAGCCTCACGGTCCGCGGACTGGATGCCCTGCCGGTCACCTTCGATGCCTGA
- a CDS encoding ketoacyl-ACP synthase III family protein gives MSDGLYIAAASSWLPERLTLDEAEQAGLADRARVWNTGIESACVSPDKSAPEMAVLAARDALGRAEVGPEDLQLLLHACAYHQGHDMWPAASYVQRFCGGGSYPAVEVRQMSNGGMIALELAAGHLRAYGGSTALVTTADRFSLPGFDRWRSDPSTICGDGGTAVVVSTRTGFARLRGLVTVSDPGLEHGSRGERFSDAPLAARAPIDLNSDSLVRELGVEALLNRIEAGQRAAFDRACAQADVKLGDIDWYVLPNLGRTRMRAQYFDPFGIDPQRSTWSWGRRVGHLGAGDQFAGLAHLVSEGALEPGQTCLLAGVGAGFTWTAGILEIIARP, from the coding sequence ATGAGCGACGGACTCTACATCGCCGCCGCGAGTTCCTGGCTGCCCGAGCGGCTGACACTCGACGAGGCGGAGCAGGCCGGCCTCGCCGATCGGGCGCGGGTCTGGAACACCGGCATCGAGTCGGCGTGTGTCTCCCCGGACAAGTCGGCGCCGGAGATGGCGGTGCTGGCGGCACGGGACGCCCTCGGCCGCGCCGAGGTCGGGCCGGAGGACCTGCAGCTGCTGCTGCACGCCTGCGCGTACCACCAAGGTCACGACATGTGGCCGGCGGCGTCGTACGTCCAGCGCTTCTGCGGCGGTGGCTCCTACCCGGCCGTCGAGGTCCGCCAGATGTCCAACGGCGGCATGATCGCCCTGGAACTCGCGGCCGGCCACCTGCGCGCGTACGGCGGGTCGACCGCCCTGGTCACCACGGCCGACCGGTTCAGCCTGCCCGGCTTCGACCGGTGGCGCAGCGACCCGAGCACCATCTGCGGCGACGGCGGCACCGCGGTGGTGGTGTCCACCCGCACCGGCTTCGCCCGGCTGCGCGGACTCGTCACGGTGTCGGATCCCGGGCTGGAGCACGGCAGCCGGGGCGAGCGGTTCAGTGACGCGCCGTTGGCCGCGCGAGCGCCGATCGACCTGAACAGCGACTCCCTGGTACGCGAACTCGGAGTGGAGGCCCTGCTCAACCGCATCGAAGCGGGGCAACGGGCGGCGTTCGACCGGGCCTGTGCCCAGGCGGACGTCAAACTCGGCGACATCGACTGGTACGTGCTGCCGAACCTGGGCCGGACCCGGATGCGGGCGCAGTACTTCGACCCGTTCGGCATCGATCCGCAGCGCTCGACCTGGTCCTGGGGCCGGCGGGTCGGGCACCTCGGCGCGGGCGACCAGTTCGCCGGTCTCGCCCATCTCGTCTCCGAGGGCGCACTGGAGCCGGGGCAGACGTGCCTGCTGGCAGGCGTCGGCGCCGGCTTCACCTGGACGGCCGGAATCCTGGAGATCATCGCCAGGCCGTAA
- a CDS encoding ketosynthase chain-length factor yields MSRAVPENDNGTTSERPRAVITGLGVVAPNGFDTDEYWDAVLHGRGGIDRVTRFDPEQYPATLAGEVADYDVRAHIPGRLVPQTDQTTRLVLIAADAAVRDSSLDPAALPEDQVGIVTGLSAGGLEYSQRELEKLWSLGSDHVSAYLSFSWFYAVNTGQISIRHGWHGPGSVLTGNTSGLDAMAQARRYVVDGLPVVMCGAVESAMCPLGWTIELTTGRMSTVADRTRAYLPFDTAASGYVPGEGGAMVVVEEAGHARGRGARPYSEIAGYATTFDPRPGSAREPGLRRAIESALSDAGVTPDEVDVVFADAAGVGELDRAEAAAVTAVFGPRGVPVTAPKTMTGRLYSGGPALDVATASLSMRHGVIPPMINVTDPVRSDQLDLVLDRPRETTVSTALVLARSDGINSAMVLTAV; encoded by the coding sequence ATGAGTAGGGCAGTCCCGGAGAACGACAACGGCACGACGTCGGAGCGTCCTCGCGCGGTGATCACTGGTCTCGGGGTGGTCGCGCCGAACGGGTTCGACACCGACGAGTACTGGGACGCCGTCCTCCACGGGCGGGGCGGCATCGACCGGGTCACCCGCTTCGATCCGGAGCAGTACCCGGCCACACTGGCGGGCGAGGTGGCCGACTACGACGTGCGCGCACACATCCCCGGACGTCTGGTGCCGCAGACCGACCAGACCACCCGGCTGGTGCTGATCGCGGCGGACGCCGCTGTCCGGGACTCCTCGCTCGATCCGGCCGCGCTCCCGGAGGACCAGGTCGGCATCGTCACCGGTCTCTCCGCGGGCGGGCTCGAGTACAGCCAGCGCGAGCTGGAGAAGCTCTGGAGCCTCGGCAGCGACCATGTGAGCGCCTATCTCTCGTTCTCGTGGTTCTATGCGGTGAACACGGGTCAGATATCCATCCGGCACGGGTGGCACGGCCCCGGCAGCGTCCTGACCGGGAACACCAGCGGCCTGGACGCCATGGCGCAGGCCCGTCGGTACGTGGTCGACGGCCTGCCGGTGGTGATGTGCGGCGCCGTGGAGAGCGCGATGTGCCCGCTCGGGTGGACGATCGAGCTGACCACCGGCCGGATGAGCACGGTCGCCGACCGGACCCGGGCGTACCTGCCGTTCGACACCGCCGCGTCCGGCTACGTACCTGGAGAGGGCGGCGCCATGGTCGTAGTCGAGGAGGCCGGACACGCGCGCGGCCGAGGCGCCCGGCCATACAGCGAGATCGCCGGGTACGCCACCACCTTCGACCCGCGGCCCGGTTCGGCACGGGAGCCCGGGCTGCGCCGTGCGATCGAGTCCGCGCTGTCGGACGCCGGTGTGACGCCCGACGAGGTCGACGTCGTGTTCGCGGACGCGGCCGGGGTCGGCGAACTCGACCGCGCGGAAGCCGCCGCCGTCACCGCCGTCTTCGGTCCACGGGGTGTTCCGGTGACCGCGCCGAAGACGATGACCGGCCGGCTGTACTCCGGTGGCCCGGCGCTCGACGTGGCCACGGCGTCGTTGAGCATGCGGCACGGCGTCATCCCGCCGATGATCAATGTGACCGACCCCGTCCGGTCCGACCAGCTCGACCTGGTGCTCGACCGGCCGAGGGAGACGACCGTGTCCACCGCTCTGGTGCTGGCCCGCAGCGACGGCATCAACTCCGCAATGGTGCTGACGGCGGTATGA
- a CDS encoding FAD-dependent oxidoreductase: MRVVIVGGGTVGLCTAVFLARQGVSVHVLERRAQLNDHPRAFGITDRSAEILREAGIDIETDHLVRGLMTGTSLADLTTVTAKFEPPEIGPAKLGSCPQDRVDRAALARLREFGGQVDFDSEVVAVTDGGVTTADGRTVTADYVIAADGVRSRMRDLLGIGVTGPGPLSSSHMLNVLFRAELPTPPTSMTFLRNERASGILLKVDETARWVFHIPNGDPQTPVERIQQQIRDATGVSDIEPEIISLLPWSSTARVADRFRQGNVFLVGDAAHVVPPVGGLGLNVGIADGHNLAWKLAAGGDTLLDTYEAERRPVALFTMRQTVLRAENRDLHWDNDASRAADRAAVGMAGIMIPVIGYRYDSGAVVDPEPLSDMENLVLDGAPGSRLPHRWLPDGRSTVDLVDGFTLITGTAADHWLDAARDLGIAAHAVEGWAEAAGIKEDGAVLVRPDGFVGWRTATTRHAVETSTQHLRDVLDRILCRQKA; this comes from the coding sequence ATGCGCGTAGTGATCGTCGGAGGCGGCACGGTCGGGTTGTGCACCGCCGTCTTCCTCGCCCGTCAGGGTGTCTCGGTCCATGTGCTGGAGCGCCGGGCACAGCTCAACGACCATCCGCGGGCCTTTGGCATCACGGACCGGTCGGCGGAGATCCTCCGGGAGGCCGGCATCGACATCGAGACGGACCATCTCGTCCGGGGCCTCATGACGGGCACGAGCCTGGCCGATCTGACCACCGTCACGGCCAAGTTCGAGCCGCCGGAGATCGGCCCGGCGAAGCTGGGAAGCTGCCCGCAGGACCGGGTCGACCGGGCCGCGCTGGCACGGCTGCGGGAGTTCGGCGGCCAGGTGGACTTCGACAGCGAGGTGGTCGCGGTGACGGACGGCGGCGTCACCACCGCGGACGGCAGGACCGTCACGGCGGACTACGTGATCGCCGCCGACGGAGTCCGCAGCCGGATGCGTGACCTGCTCGGCATCGGCGTGACCGGCCCGGGACCGCTGAGCAGTTCGCACATGCTCAACGTGCTGTTCCGCGCGGAACTGCCCACCCCGCCGACGTCCATGACGTTCCTGCGCAACGAGCGGGCGTCCGGGATCCTGCTGAAGGTCGACGAGACCGCCCGCTGGGTCTTCCACATCCCGAACGGTGACCCGCAGACCCCCGTCGAGCGGATCCAGCAGCAGATCAGGGACGCCACCGGCGTCAGCGACATCGAGCCGGAGATCATCAGCCTGCTGCCCTGGTCGTCGACGGCGCGGGTCGCCGACCGCTTCCGGCAGGGCAACGTCTTCCTCGTGGGTGATGCGGCCCACGTGGTGCCGCCGGTCGGGGGTCTCGGACTCAACGTGGGTATCGCCGACGGCCACAACCTGGCGTGGAAACTGGCCGCCGGCGGTGACACCCTGCTCGACACCTACGAGGCCGAGCGCCGGCCGGTCGCGCTGTTCACCATGCGGCAGACCGTGCTCCGCGCCGAGAACCGTGACCTGCACTGGGACAACGACGCGAGCCGGGCTGCCGACCGGGCGGCCGTGGGCATGGCGGGCATCATGATCCCCGTGATCGGCTACCGGTACGACTCCGGCGCGGTGGTCGACCCGGAGCCGCTCTCCGACATGGAGAACCTCGTCCTGGACGGCGCCCCGGGCAGCCGCCTGCCGCACCGGTGGCTTCCGGACGGACGGTCCACGGTCGACCTCGTCGACGGATTCACGCTGATCACCGGGACCGCGGCCGACCACTGGCTGGACGCGGCACGGGACCTGGGCATCGCGGCGCACGCGGTCGAAGGGTGGGCCGAAGCCGCCGGCATCAAGGAGGACGGCGCCGTGCTCGTCCGCCCGGACGGGTTCGTCGGCTGGCGTACGGCCACCACACGGCATGCCGTGGAGACCAGCACGCAGCACCTGCGGGACGTCCTCGACCGGATCCTGTGCCGGCAGAAGGCCTGA
- a CDS encoding TetR/AcrR family transcriptional regulator — translation MTVVSDSKPIIWMRPEKPARGPAPAHSRGQIAAVAIDIADSEGIEAASVRAIAKRLGTGAMTLYRYLPTKEDLYTVMIDEATGFEPQEPTGDLRADLTTLARRRRQIFLRHPWLAPLLATRPIMGPNFMRGMERDLAVLAGCGLGLDDTIHVLNLLHSWVGGAVQAELTERATANQSGLDRHAWRLRMEPYLKSLLETGEFPHLSRMVQASEIGEADERFANGLEIVLDGIEAHFPTAIGKDGSRRRVGDTGGGAPAARRANGQPTARSSTTE, via the coding sequence ATGACTGTCGTGTCGGACTCGAAACCAATCATCTGGATGCGACCGGAGAAGCCGGCGAGAGGCCCCGCGCCGGCGCACAGTCGTGGGCAGATCGCCGCGGTGGCGATCGACATCGCGGACTCCGAAGGCATCGAAGCCGCGTCGGTGCGCGCCATCGCCAAGCGACTCGGCACCGGTGCGATGACCCTCTACCGCTACCTGCCGACCAAGGAAGACCTGTACACGGTGATGATCGACGAGGCGACCGGCTTCGAGCCGCAGGAGCCGACCGGCGATCTCCGTGCGGATCTGACGACCTTGGCACGCCGCCGCCGGCAGATCTTCCTGCGGCACCCCTGGCTCGCCCCGCTCCTCGCCACCCGCCCGATCATGGGCCCCAACTTCATGCGCGGCATGGAACGCGACCTCGCCGTTCTCGCCGGCTGTGGTCTGGGCCTGGACGACACGATCCACGTGCTCAACCTGCTCCACTCCTGGGTCGGCGGCGCCGTGCAGGCCGAGTTGACCGAGCGGGCGACCGCGAATCAGTCCGGCCTCGATCGCCATGCCTGGCGGCTGCGGATGGAGCCGTACCTCAAGTCCCTACTGGAGACCGGTGAGTTCCCGCACCTGAGCCGGATGGTCCAGGCCTCCGAGATCGGGGAGGCGGACGAGCGGTTCGCGAACGGCCTGGAGATCGTCCTGGACGGAATCGAAGCCCACTTCCCGACGGCCATCGGGAAGGACGGATCGCGCCGGCGGGTCGGCGACACCGGCGGCGGTGCGCCGGCGGCGCGACGCGCGAACGGTCAGCCAACCGCACGCAGTTCGACGACGGAGTAA
- a CDS encoding class I SAM-dependent methyltransferase, translating to MYSTEHEQRFDNGAPEAPEQLGLLSEILNRETFRTLGEEVRVGHGWRCWEVGAGDGSVARWLAARVGTSGHVVASDLKPQHVPSHPRIEAIRHDLVEDPWPEPAFDLIHARLVLMHVADKEAVAARLAAHLRPGGALVLTDWYCGCADEGIIKSPVDAYTARIFQEYHDGVHKLAGETGMDFEWAARVPDVLSAVGYRDITVRDFRAPGEGGAPTARLARLHSSMLEPFLLSQTSLTEADLSVIREKLLDPEFEMVTNHTYTTVVRVPK from the coding sequence ATGTACAGCACAGAGCACGAGCAACGCTTCGACAACGGCGCGCCGGAAGCACCCGAGCAGCTCGGCCTGCTCTCCGAGATCCTCAACAGGGAGACCTTCCGCACCCTGGGTGAGGAGGTACGCGTCGGGCATGGGTGGCGTTGCTGGGAGGTGGGCGCCGGGGACGGCTCCGTCGCCCGCTGGCTGGCCGCCAGAGTGGGGACGTCCGGACATGTCGTGGCCAGCGACCTCAAGCCCCAGCACGTACCCAGCCATCCGCGGATCGAGGCGATCCGCCACGACCTCGTCGAGGACCCGTGGCCGGAGCCCGCGTTCGACCTCATTCACGCGCGGCTGGTGCTGATGCACGTGGCCGACAAGGAAGCGGTCGCGGCGAGGCTGGCCGCACATCTCCGGCCGGGCGGTGCGCTGGTGCTCACCGACTGGTACTGCGGTTGTGCCGACGAGGGCATCATCAAATCCCCGGTCGACGCGTACACGGCACGCATCTTCCAGGAATACCACGACGGCGTGCACAAACTCGCCGGAGAAACCGGTATGGATTTCGAATGGGCGGCGCGTGTGCCGGACGTTCTGTCCGCCGTCGGCTATCGGGACATCACGGTGCGCGACTTCCGGGCACCGGGGGAGGGCGGGGCGCCGACCGCGCGGCTCGCCCGGCTGCACAGCAGCATGCTGGAGCCTTTCCTGCTGAGTCAGACATCTCTGACCGAAGCCGACCTCTCCGTAATCCGGGAGAAACTCCTGGACCCGGAATTCGAGATGGTGACCAACCACACGTACACGACCGTCGTGCGGGTGCCGAAGTAA